The following are from one region of the Clostridia bacterium genome:
- a CDS encoding phosphoribosylglycinamide formyltransferase, with product MLKGGGSLNIGVLASGRGTNLQAIIDAIERGELHAQVAVVISDRRDALALERARQHGIPAVFLDPKLYPSREAYDLAVAEELKRYQVEVVALAGYMRLVTPAFLARFPLRVVNIHPALLPSFPGVEAQRQAVEYGVKYSGCTVHFVDEGMDTGPIIAQAVVPVRDDDTAESLAERILKEEHRLYPYVLELIAQGRVEVRGRKVYIH from the coding sequence GTGCTTAAAGGGGGCGGTAGCTTGAATATTGGGGTGTTGGCTTCGGGACGAGGGACTAATTTGCAAGCCATTATCGATGCCATTGAACGAGGCGAGCTCCATGCCCAGGTGGCGGTGGTGATAAGCGACCGCCGGGACGCCCTGGCCCTCGAGCGGGCTAGGCAGCACGGCATCCCGGCCGTATTCCTGGATCCTAAGCTCTATCCAAGCCGGGAAGCCTATGATCTGGCGGTAGCGGAGGAGCTAAAACGCTACCAGGTAGAGGTGGTAGCGTTGGCGGGTTACATGCGGCTGGTCACTCCGGCCTTTTTAGCCCGTTTTCCCCTGCGGGTGGTAAACATTCACCCCGCCCTTTTGCCCTCCTTTCCGGGGGTGGAGGCCCAGCGCCAGGCGGTGGAATATGGGGTCAAGTACTCCGGGTGCACGGTCCACTTCGTGGATGAGGGGATGGACACCGGGCCCATCATTGCCCAAGCGGTGGTCCCGGTGCGCGATGATGATACCGCCGAGAGCCTGGCCGAGCGCATCCTTAAGGAGGAGCATCGCCTCTACCCCTATGTGCTAGAGCTCATAGCCCAAGGACGGGTGGAGGTGCGGGGACGGAAAGTTTATATTCATTAG